In the genome of Deltaproteobacteria bacterium, one region contains:
- a CDS encoding DUF4919 domain-containing protein gives MKNHRLGFLACAAAVAMVVGFTGNLHGKEKPSYGELLDKVKKQDRSIDFTEFRIAYAATKEYNPYSDDSTDREKMFNALRDAMYDKALDAAQRILGKKYVDIDAHTVCRIAYKQMRENDKSAYHAFVAGGLIDSILDSGDGTSPETAFVVIDTGEEYVLLRVLGLRSVKQGLIASNGHNYDKLEAMEPKTGKTMDVYFNIDIPFGWLNRKIR, from the coding sequence ATGAAAAATCATCGGCTTGGCTTCCTTGCCTGCGCGGCGGCTGTTGCGATGGTCGTCGGCTTCACGGGTAATCTGCACGGCAAGGAAAAGCCGTCGTACGGCGAACTGCTGGATAAAGTGAAGAAGCAGGATCGCTCGATCGATTTCACGGAATTCAGGATTGCCTACGCGGCGACGAAGGAATACAACCCCTACTCGGACGATTCCACCGATCGTGAAAAGATGTTCAATGCCCTTCGCGACGCCATGTACGATAAGGCCCTCGATGCGGCGCAAAGGATCCTCGGGAAAAAATATGTGGATATAGACGCCCACACCGTCTGCAGGATCGCATACAAGCAGATGAGGGAGAACGACAAGTCGGCCTATCACGCGTTCGTCGCAGGAGGTCTGATCGATTCGATATTGGATTCGGGTGACGGAACGTCCCCGGAAACGGCATTTGTCGTCATCGATACGGGGGAAGAGTACGTCCTGTTGCGCGTGCTGGGGCTTCGAAGCGTCAAACAGGGTCTGATCGCGTCGAATGGGCACAACTACGACAAACTCGAGGCGATGGAACCGAAAACCGGAAAAACGATGGACGTATATTTCAACATCGATATTCCGTTCGGTTGGCTGAACAGGAAAATCAGGTAG